The following are encoded in a window of Strix aluco isolate bStrAlu1 chromosome 15, bStrAlu1.hap1, whole genome shotgun sequence genomic DNA:
- the BHLHA15 gene encoding class A basic helix-loop-helix protein 15 produces MKTKTNRKKQRHTVDKEAFSEEPAMRKKELVKCLRRKERRNGGNKESSKIATARAKHPWSSKDRHLRRLESNERERQRMHKLNNAFQALREVIPHVRAENKLSKIETLTLAKNYIKSLTSIILNMSNGHFPAAEGMGGAWGSKMYQHYQQQHGDDDHEEHLQKYSTNS; encoded by the coding sequence ATGAAGACTAAAACCAACCGAAAGAAGCAAAGGCATACTGTTGACAAAGAAGCATTTTCTGAGGAGCcagcaatgagaaaaaaagaactgGTGAAATGTTTGCGTCGCAAGGAAAGGCGGAATGGGGGAAACAAGGAGAGCAGCAAGATTGCCACAGCCAGAGCCAAGCATCCTTGGAGCAGTAAGGACAGGCATTTGAGGAGACTGGAAAGCAATGAGCGGGAGAGGCAGAGAATGCACAAGCTCAACAACGCATTCCAGGCATTGCGGGAGGTGATCCCTCATGTGAGAGCAGAGAATAAACTTTCCAAAATAGAGACTCTCACACTAGccaaaaattacattaaatccTTGACCTCCATTATACTCAATATGTCCAACGGACACtttccagcagcagaagggatggggggagccTGGGGGTCCAAGATGTACCAGCATTATCAGCAGCAACATGGGGATGATGATCATGAGGAACATCTACAGAAATATTCCACAAATTCATAG